One region of Phycisphaerales bacterium genomic DNA includes:
- a CDS encoding ABC transporter permease subunit yields the protein MPTRKRSTSAAVYFWDRVSYAGITVGGIAVLAAVLGICVFLFWEVMPLFQGGHATPRPVVQLAPANLDTLQAPRRQRPVATILGEYNQAVATLDAQGAITATALDPAGNAQPFHHIALTGGQPITAAILTPHGPAALAAADGALHLGSIKLETELIGGDELTEPMKALAVGASLVADNKLVERTRESQWRATTLSSTIKRAELADGDAAGRPPIVALDLRDSGTGDRYMVAVRQDGTASFGTVTTVTPLGGDEPTETVSSTDFALATPARGPPAFLFVTADGNHILALWKDGTLERYAPQGDTVVLAEATTVLPNAGSAAQATQITAATMLLGGQTLIVGDDRGHIRAYHPARDPTSAAFDAVRLVQSDEASTSSDSPIASIAASNHDRVVAFVNEKGQGAIRHMTSHKTVATFNSAERTALTFSPKGDALLTASAAARQLWLVTPGHADASLKSLFGPVLYEGELEPQYIYQSSSGGEGAQVKMSLTPLIFGTLKATVVAMLIAIPLAVLAAIYTSEFMHKELRKAVKPTVELMASLPSVVLGFIAAMVVAPFMARWLPHVLLGIVLTPVFLGLFAHLWQLVPRERAHRINRRARMALIAVALLASVGLSLSLARPLESLLFAPTRTDVLLAQGSFEPHRRDQWPKWVGTRATMSPSDDRKLRQDGLAFRNGEVVKVKDEPIVAGANPAGEPSVRRWLDGSIGGPFPGWLLALLLPVMVTVFLAQGRLVPRERFEKILGATGPALAMAELIRYALTLVIGVAVSIVIAAFLTTLKLDPRDSIFGPYSQRNSLVVGVIMGFAVIPIIYTISEDALRAVPNHLRSASLGVGATPWQTAVRVVLPTAASGIFSAIMIGLGRAVGETMIVLMATGNTPEISANLFSGLRTLAANIAVELPEAARGDTHYRVLFLCGLVLFVLTFAINTTAEIVRQRFRKRNAAL from the coding sequence TTGCCCACCCGCAAACGCTCAACCTCCGCCGCCGTCTACTTCTGGGACCGCGTGTCCTACGCCGGCATCACCGTCGGAGGCATCGCCGTTCTCGCGGCCGTGCTGGGCATCTGCGTCTTCCTCTTCTGGGAGGTCATGCCCCTGTTCCAGGGCGGGCACGCCACGCCGCGCCCGGTTGTCCAGCTCGCCCCCGCGAACCTCGACACCCTCCAGGCACCTCGACGGCAACGCCCCGTCGCCACCATCCTCGGCGAGTACAACCAGGCCGTCGCCACCCTTGACGCGCAGGGCGCAATCACCGCTACCGCTCTCGACCCCGCCGGCAACGCTCAACCTTTCCACCACATCGCCCTCACCGGCGGTCAGCCCATCACCGCCGCCATCCTCACTCCCCACGGCCCCGCCGCCCTCGCCGCCGCCGACGGCGCCCTGCACCTTGGCTCCATCAAACTCGAGACCGAGCTCATCGGCGGCGACGAGCTCACCGAGCCCATGAAGGCCCTGGCAGTGGGGGCCTCGCTCGTCGCGGACAACAAACTTGTGGAGCGCACCCGCGAGAGCCAGTGGCGCGCCACCACCCTCTCCTCCACCATCAAGCGGGCCGAGCTTGCCGACGGCGACGCCGCAGGCAGGCCGCCCATCGTTGCCCTCGACCTCCGCGACAGCGGCACCGGCGACCGCTACATGGTGGCCGTGCGGCAGGACGGCACCGCCAGTTTCGGCACGGTGACCACCGTCACGCCCCTGGGCGGCGATGAGCCCACCGAGACGGTCTCCTCTACCGACTTCGCCCTCGCAACCCCCGCCCGCGGCCCGCCGGCGTTCCTCTTCGTCACCGCCGACGGCAACCACATCCTCGCCCTGTGGAAGGACGGCACGCTGGAGCGCTATGCGCCGCAGGGCGACACCGTGGTGCTAGCCGAGGCCACAACGGTCCTGCCGAACGCCGGCAGCGCCGCGCAAGCGACCCAGATCACCGCCGCCACCATGCTCCTCGGCGGCCAGACCCTCATCGTCGGCGACGACCGCGGCCACATCCGCGCGTACCACCCCGCCCGCGACCCCACCAGCGCCGCCTTCGACGCCGTGCGCCTGGTGCAGTCCGACGAGGCCTCCACGTCTTCCGACTCGCCCATCGCCAGCATCGCCGCCAGCAACCATGACCGCGTTGTCGCCTTCGTGAACGAGAAGGGACAGGGCGCGATCCGCCACATGACGAGCCACAAGACCGTGGCCACGTTCAACTCGGCGGAACGAACCGCGCTCACCTTCAGCCCCAAGGGCGACGCCCTGCTCACCGCCTCCGCCGCGGCCCGCCAGCTCTGGCTCGTCACCCCCGGCCACGCGGACGCCAGCCTCAAGTCCCTCTTCGGCCCCGTGCTTTACGAGGGGGAGCTCGAGCCGCAGTACATCTATCAATCCTCATCCGGCGGCGAGGGCGCCCAGGTCAAGATGAGCCTCACGCCCCTCATCTTCGGCACCCTCAAGGCGACCGTGGTCGCGATGCTCATCGCAATCCCCCTCGCCGTCCTCGCGGCCATCTACACCAGCGAGTTCATGCACAAGGAGCTCCGCAAGGCCGTGAAGCCCACGGTCGAGCTCATGGCCTCGCTTCCCTCGGTCGTGCTCGGCTTCATCGCCGCGATGGTGGTCGCGCCCTTCATGGCCCGCTGGCTGCCGCACGTGCTGCTGGGAATCGTCCTTACGCCCGTGTTCCTGGGCCTCTTCGCCCACCTCTGGCAGCTCGTCCCCCGCGAGCGGGCCCACCGCATCAACCGGCGTGCCCGCATGGCACTGATCGCCGTTGCCCTGCTCGCCTCCGTCGGCCTCAGCCTCTCCCTCGCCCGCCCGCTCGAGTCCCTGCTCTTCGCCCCCACGCGCACCGACGTGCTTCTCGCCCAGGGCTCGTTCGAACCGCACCGGCGCGACCAGTGGCCGAAGTGGGTCGGCACCCGCGCCACCATGAGCCCAAGCGACGACCGCAAGCTCCGCCAGGATGGACTTGCATTCCGCAACGGCGAGGTCGTGAAGGTGAAGGACGAGCCCATCGTCGCAGGTGCAAACCCCGCGGGCGAGCCGAGCGTCCGCCGCTGGCTCGATGGCTCCATCGGCGGCCCCTTCCCCGGCTGGCTGCTCGCCCTGCTGCTGCCGGTGATGGTGACCGTCTTCCTCGCCCAGGGCCGCCTCGTGCCGCGCGAGCGCTTCGAGAAGATCCTCGGCGCCACCGGCCCCGCCCTCGCCATGGCCGAGCTGATCCGCTACGCGCTCACGCTCGTCATCGGCGTCGCGGTCTCCATCGTCATCGCCGCGTTCCTCACCACGCTCAAGCTCGACCCCCGCGACTCCATCTTCGGCCCCTACAGCCAGCGCAACTCGCTCGTCGTCGGCGTCATCATGGGCTTCGCCGTCATCCCCATCATCTACACCATCTCCGAGGACGCCCTCCGCGCCGTGCCCAACCACCTGCGCTCGGCCTCGCTCGGCGTCGGCGCCACGCCCTGGCAGACGGCCGTGCGCGTCGTCCTGCCCACCGCCGCCAGCGGCATCTTCTCCGCCATCATGATCGGCCTGGGGCGCGCCGTGGGCGAGACCATGATCGTCCTCATGGCTACCGGCAATACCCCCGAGATCTCCGCCAACCTCTTCTCCGGCCTCCGCACTCTCGCCGCCAACATCGCCGTGGAGCTTCCCGAGGCCGCCCGCGGCGACACCCACTACCGCGTCCTCTTCCTCTGTGGCCTTGTCCTCTTCGTCCTCACGTTCGCCATCAACACCACCGCCGAGATCGTCCGCCAGCGATTCCGCAAGCGCAACGCTGCGCTCTGA